One region of Planctomycetota bacterium genomic DNA includes:
- a CDS encoding inorganic phosphate transporter, which produces MDGISFGLIVVLLLVLWGELVNGWTDAPNAMATVVSTRVLSPMQAMAMTVVFNLLGVLLAGTAVAATIGKGIVDPSIIDLTTIGAAMLGIIVFSTGAWFFGLPTSESHALIAGLTGAGLAKAGVSVLVWAGWKKVLLGLVFSTFLGFGVGFIIMFLIYRLFARIERSKGIKIFGKAQILSSAFMAFSHGTNDGQKFIGVFALALALSGVIPMETFLSKSFSVPFWIILICALMMALGTAFGGWKIMKTMGFKMTKLEPVHGFSAETGAAITIEVASRLGIPLSTTHTINTAIMGVGATKRLSAVRWGVSGQMVMAWILTFPVCALIAYLTTKLVMLFS; this is translated from the coding sequence ATGGACGGCATTTCATTTGGTTTGATTGTGGTTTTACTACTGGTGCTTTGGGGAGAGCTTGTCAACGGCTGGACGGACGCGCCTAACGCCATGGCAACGGTCGTTTCCACCCGCGTGCTTTCTCCCATGCAGGCGATGGCGATGACCGTGGTGTTTAACCTGTTGGGCGTCCTTTTGGCCGGCACGGCCGTGGCGGCGACCATCGGCAAGGGAATCGTCGATCCTTCAATCATTGACCTCACCACCATCGGCGCGGCGATGCTGGGCATAATAGTCTTTTCCACGGGCGCCTGGTTTTTCGGACTGCCGACCAGCGAATCACACGCCCTGATAGCCGGACTGACCGGCGCCGGGCTTGCCAAAGCGGGAGTTTCGGTCCTGGTCTGGGCGGGCTGGAAAAAGGTTTTGCTGGGGCTGGTCTTTTCCACTTTCCTCGGATTCGGAGTGGGATTTATTATCATGTTTTTAATCTACCGCCTGTTCGCGCGCATCGAGCGCTCCAAAGGTATCAAGATATTCGGCAAGGCACAGATACTTTCCTCCGCCTTCATGGCCTTCAGCCATGGGACAAACGATGGGCAGAAATTCATCGGCGTATTCGCGCTTGCGCTGGCTTTAAGCGGGGTTATCCCGATGGAAACCTTCCTTTCCAAATCTTTCAGCGTTCCTTTCTGGATTATCCTGATATGCGCCCTGATGATGGCGCTGGGCACGGCTTTCGGCGGATGGAAGATAATGAAGACAATGGGATTCAAGATGACCAAGCTCGAACCGGTGCACGGCTTTTCGGCCGAGACAGGCGCCGCGATTACTATCGAAGTCGCTTCCCGCTTAGGCATACCGCTTTCCACGACCCATACGATTAACACGGCGATAATGGGCGTCGGCGCGACCAAGCGCTTGAGCGCCGTTCGCTGGGGCGTTTCCGGGCAGATGGTTATGGCCTGGATACTCACTTTCCCTGTCTGTGCCTTAATCGCTTACTTAACCACCAAGCTCGTAATGCTCTTCTCCTAA
- a CDS encoding trypsin-like peptidase domain-containing protein has product MRNQVISYKFQVIRLLILLVLGIALIGLTARATKPMEMPPDVIIIRPMDKANNPYQREYDEMLKPVVMITALSGRGTGVIIPGSLVHQSTGSLANEQLNNSTNELYILTAAHVVGNYSTVTVTVYAPLCELSAFVVMTDTNKDLALLKIRDCFANARNDKTARLAPSDYTYYLFTPVYVVGCSLGLNPRPSSGIISSISAFAVEITAPVLPGNSGGPVYDAGTHELIGIAVWVRLYGDQLITTMAGVVPISEIYVFLESYKLQVTSFELEDETYNLQPETYFLTADEPVIGDVHTNQGDRLVSLTKRPRTAMGSGLRREVNNMGIVSKVDLWIPANVPPSPDMEQKWNDVLQTVATLINDRRNAKIPDEAAFQNKVVEASNQAWANVISSTYRSKSGKTYDKMKNAHDANLQQSYNQWNEKLNRMFESVDGVTAKRFKDIVSFAKKFWTETVGKGVLRLTGDKVRGQGAATIATYWLTGEPMAAGMVRPQDTGIIGGPYRVCRIELVQALKAALMNRLVQAGMVIFNSQLSMPIITEENTTTNTLIQGFIDPALGLESFTPGGASHLDFVKQGALLKLSLQVSQV; this is encoded by the coding sequence ATGAGAAACCAAGTTATAAGTTATAAGTTTCAAGTTATTAGGTTGCTCATCCTGTTAGTTCTAGGAATTGCGTTAATAGGCTTAACGGCGCGGGCGACCAAGCCAATGGAGATGCCGCCGGATGTGATTATCATCAGGCCTATGGATAAGGCTAACAATCCTTATCAACGGGAATATGATGAAATGCTCAAACCTGTTGTCATGATTACGGCATTATCAGGCAGAGGAACTGGCGTAATCATTCCAGGTTCATTGGTTCATCAGTCCACCGGCTCATTAGCTAATGAACAATTGAACAATTCAACAAATGAACTATACATCTTAACAGCGGCTCATGTAGTCGGGAATTATTCAACAGTTACCGTTACTGTTTACGCTCCTCTTTGTGAACTTAGTGCCTTTGTGGTGATGACTGATACAAATAAGGATCTTGCGCTTCTTAAAATACGAGATTGCTTCGCTAACGCTCGCAATGACAAAACGGCACGGTTGGCTCCAAGCGATTATACATATTATCTGTTTACCCCGGTGTATGTTGTCGGATGTTCATTAGGCTTAAATCCCAGGCCATCCTCCGGCATTATCAGTTCCATTAGCGCCTTTGCTGTGGAGATTACCGCACCTGTATTACCAGGCAACTCAGGAGGTCCCGTCTATGATGCGGGCACGCATGAGTTAATCGGTATAGCCGTTTGGGTTCGGCTTTACGGAGACCAGCTTATTACCACAATGGCAGGTGTCGTCCCAATCTCGGAAATCTACGTTTTCCTTGAAAGTTACAAGTTACAGGTTACGAGTTTCGAGTTAGAAGATGAAACTTATAACTTGCAACCTGAAACTTATTTCTTAACTGCCGATGAGCCGGTGATTGGTGATGTACACACTAATCAGGGAGACCGGCTTGTCAGCCTAACCAAAAGACCCCGCACCGCGATGGGTTCGGGGCTTAGAAGGGAGGTGAATAACATGGGAATCGTATCAAAAGTGGATCTATGGATACCAGCGAACGTGCCACCTTCTCCGGATATGGAACAGAAGTGGAATGACGTTTTGCAGACCGTTGCGACGCTCATTAATGACCGCCGCAATGCCAAGATACCCGATGAAGCGGCTTTCCAGAACAAGGTTGTGGAAGCCTCTAATCAGGCATGGGCAAACGTAATCAGCTCTACCTATCGTTCCAAAAGTGGCAAGACCTACGACAAGATGAAGAACGCGCATGACGCAAACCTTCAGCAGTCGTATAACCAGTGGAACGAGAAGCTCAACCGGATGTTCGAGTCGGTTGACGGCGTCACCGCCAAGCGGTTCAAGGACATAGTTTCTTTTGCCAAGAAATTCTGGACAGAGACCGTCGGCAAGGGCGTCTTAAGGCTGACCGGAGATAAGGTGCGCGGACAAGGGGCGGCGACCATTGCGACTTATTGGCTCACAGGCGAGCCGATGGCCGCAGGTATGGTGCGCCCCCAGGATACCGGGATAATCGGTGGTCCGTATCGGGTTTGCAGGATTGAACTCGTCCAGGCTCTGAAAGCAGCGCTGATGAACAGGCTGGTTCAGGCAGGCATGGTGATTTTCAATTCCCAACTCTCGATGCCGATAATCACCGAGGAAAACACGACTACCAATACGCTGATACAGGGTTTTATTGACCCGGCGTTAGGATTGGAATCGTTTACTCCCGGCGGCGCGTCTCACCTTGACTTTGTCAAGCAGGGCGCGTTACTCAAGCTTTCGCTCCAGGTATCGCAAGTGTAA
- a CDS encoding GGDEF domain-containing protein, protein MRNPFLLEGISKTVPERGVHNGIGGKMPGLTQMAENNTVAAGRPACRSLSAPMDLSAVAQAGIGTQASTDAGRKEETIRPYINKAVLTLSPYQTIYDACCLMRRNHIGCVVVTNRDKPVGIVSESTIVKQVASGRSLHTELGKVMSKHIIFSSPDKPISAALELMHRHHIRRLPVMENGVLSGIVTQTDLLEASCRLINNLKSRHTRLSEIAGKDELTGLYNRRYFKEVFEDELARTRRYGGLLSLVLLDIDHFKQINDCYGHSAGDKILQEMASIIKGNARGVDTSVRYGGEEFAVLLPGVGTRAAHLFAERLRAIIEGHEFNIGSEHIKLTISGGVCKWTSELDSMPSMINEADKYLYQAKESGRNKILVAQ, encoded by the coding sequence ATGCGTAATCCTTTTCTTTTGGAAGGTATTTCCAAAACCGTCCCCGAACGCGGAGTTCATAATGGGATTGGTGGAAAAATGCCTGGATTAACGCAGATGGCCGAAAACAATACCGTTGCCGCGGGCAGGCCTGCCTGCCGAAGCCTGTCTGCCCCGATGGACCTGTCTGCCGTAGCACAGGCAGGCATCGGGACACAGGCAAGCACCGACGCAGGCAGGAAAGAGGAAACGATAAGGCCGTATATAAACAAGGCGGTCTTGACGCTTTCCCCTTACCAGACTATTTATGACGCCTGCTGCCTGATGCGCCGGAACCACATCGGTTGCGTGGTTGTCACCAACCGGGATAAGCCCGTGGGCATCGTTTCCGAAAGCACGATAGTCAAGCAGGTCGCCAGCGGGCGCAGCCTCCACACCGAACTGGGCAAGGTCATGAGCAAGCATATTATTTTCTCAAGCCCGGATAAGCCCATCTCCGCGGCGCTTGAATTGATGCACCGCCACCACATCAGAAGGCTGCCGGTAATGGAAAACGGCGTCTTGAGCGGCATCGTTACCCAGACGGATTTATTGGAAGCCTCCTGCAGATTGATTAACAACCTGAAAAGCCGGCATACGCGCCTTTCGGAAATCGCCGGCAAGGATGAATTGACCGGCCTTTATAACCGGCGCTATTTCAAGGAGGTATTTGAGGATGAACTGGCGCGCACCAGGAGATACGGCGGATTGCTATCTTTGGTATTACTGGATATAGACCACTTTAAGCAAATCAACGATTGTTACGGGCACAGCGCCGGGGATAAGATACTGCAGGAAATGGCTTCCATTATTAAAGGCAATGCCAGGGGTGTTGATACATCGGTGCGCTATGGCGGCGAGGAATTCGCGGTCTTGTTGCCCGGTGTGGGGACGCGGGCGGCGCATCTCTTTGCCGAGCGGTTAAGGGCGATTATTGAAGGGCATGAATTTAATATCGGAAGCGAACATATCAAGCTGACCATTTCCGGCGGGGTCTGCAAATGGACGAGCGAACTGGACAGCATGCCGTCCATGATAAACGAAGCGGACAAATACCTTTACCAGGCAAAAGAAAGCGGGCGGAATAAAATCCTGGTCGCGCAGTGA
- a CDS encoding site-specific DNA-methyltransferase encodes MKEELALYTPNFSLKQPDTIQEINNLDSNLSQHFHSKFLSQSVLTRQHVSFQANKTRPAYRWYKFKEAFSASLVEYLLSKYHISGKILDPFAGSGTALFAASQSGLDADGIELLPFCHRIISAKRYLGNGLTSKDIAILKRWSDEKPWAKSAKTIPLNKIKITDGAYSPNTLNAIEQYLASISKEEPKIQIILQFALLCVLESISYTRKDGQCLRWDIRSGRQLGGKAFNKGNIPTFTQATSSKINEIINDIYERNLSLSFDKKPLQGNINHFKGSCLNVLPELPKNTYNAIITSPPYCNRYDYTRTYALELAMLGTTEDEIRDLRQQMLSCTVENRAKDLLHINPKWAQAMEITDRQELLQSILKYLDDQKNMGVLNNSGIPRMIRGYFYEMACVISECLRVLKPNGLMFMVNDNVRYAGVSISVDTILSKIAEELGFRIENILVLPNGKGNSSQQMGKHGRVSLRKCIYVWRKA; translated from the coding sequence ATTAAGGAAGAACTCGCCTTATATACTCCGAATTTCTCATTAAAACAGCCTGATACGATACAAGAAATTAATAATCTTGATTCTAACCTATCGCAGCATTTTCACAGTAAGTTTTTATCTCAATCGGTTTTAACACGTCAACATGTCAGTTTTCAGGCTAATAAAACAAGACCAGCTTATCGTTGGTATAAATTCAAAGAGGCTTTCTCCGCTTCTTTAGTGGAATACCTGCTATCAAAATATCATATCTCCGGTAAAATACTTGACCCGTTTGCCGGAAGCGGCACGGCTTTGTTCGCCGCGAGCCAATCAGGATTAGATGCCGATGGAATCGAATTGCTTCCCTTTTGTCACCGGATTATTTCCGCAAAACGGTATTTAGGGAACGGGCTAACCTCTAAAGACATAGCCATTCTTAAACGCTGGAGCGACGAGAAACCATGGGCAAAGTCGGCTAAAACCATTCCTTTGAATAAAATAAAAATTACGGACGGGGCATATTCTCCAAATACGCTTAATGCCATTGAACAATATTTGGCGTCGATATCTAAGGAAGAGCCAAAAATACAAATTATCCTGCAATTCGCGTTATTATGCGTCCTGGAATCAATTAGTTATACCCGTAAAGACGGACAATGTCTTCGTTGGGATATACGGTCTGGTCGCCAGCTGGGAGGCAAAGCATTTAATAAGGGAAATATTCCAACTTTTACCCAGGCAACGTCCTCTAAAATCAATGAGATTATCAATGATATCTATGAAAGGAACCTAAGCCTTTCTTTCGACAAAAAGCCTCTGCAGGGGAATATTAATCACTTTAAAGGCTCCTGTTTAAACGTCCTGCCCGAACTCCCCAAGAATACATACAACGCGATTATTACCTCTCCTCCATATTGCAACCGGTATGATTATACCAGAACATACGCATTGGAATTAGCCATGCTCGGGACGACCGAAGATGAGATACGGGATTTAAGGCAACAAATGCTTAGTTGCACGGTCGAGAACCGCGCCAAAGACCTCTTGCACATCAATCCAAAATGGGCTCAGGCGATGGAAATAACTGACCGGCAGGAATTATTGCAATCTATACTCAAGTATTTAGATGACCAGAAAAATATGGGGGTCCTCAATAATTCGGGGATACCGCGGATGATTCGCGGTTACTTCTACGAAATGGCTTGTGTTATCAGCGAGTGCTTACGCGTATTAAAACCAAACGGCTTAATGTTTATGGTCAACGACAATGTGCGCTATGCCGGTGTAAGCATATCGGTGGATACGATATTATCCAAAATCGCCGAGGAATTAGGGTTTAGGATTGAAAACATTTTGGTATTACCCAATGGCAAAGGGAACAGCAGTCAGCAAATGGGCAAACACGGACGTGTTTCCTTGCGAAAGTGCATATATGTATGGAGGAAAGCCTAA